From Streptomyces sp. TLI_105, the proteins below share one genomic window:
- a CDS encoding aspartate-semialdehyde dehydrogenase, protein MKVGIVGATGQVGTVMRKILAERNFPVDELRLFASARSAGTVVDGVTVEDASTADYTGLDIVLFSAGGATSKALAEKVASQGAVVIDNSSAWRRDPEVPLVVSEVNPHAIKDRPKGIIANPNCTTMAAMPVLKPLHQEAGLTALVATTYQAVSGSGVAGVAELRTQACAVAETADQLAFDGEAVEFPEPAVYKRPIAFNVVPLAGSIVDDGTFETDEEQKLRNESRKILEIPELKVSGTCVRVPVFSGHSLQVNARFERPISVERAYELLKDAEGVELSEIPTPLQAAGKDASYVGRIRVDETVENGLALFLSNDNLRKGAALNAVQIAELVAAELKG, encoded by the coding sequence GTGAAGGTCGGAATCGTCGGAGCCACCGGTCAGGTCGGCACAGTCATGCGGAAGATCCTGGCCGAGCGGAACTTTCCGGTCGACGAGCTGAGGCTCTTCGCGTCCGCCCGCTCCGCCGGCACCGTCGTCGACGGCGTCACCGTCGAGGACGCCTCCACCGCCGACTACACCGGCCTGGACATCGTGCTCTTCTCCGCCGGTGGCGCCACCTCCAAGGCCCTCGCCGAGAAGGTCGCCTCGCAGGGCGCCGTCGTGATCGACAACTCCTCCGCCTGGCGCCGCGACCCCGAGGTCCCGCTGGTGGTCTCCGAGGTCAACCCGCACGCGATCAAGGACCGCCCCAAGGGCATCATCGCGAACCCGAACTGCACCACGATGGCCGCCATGCCGGTCCTCAAGCCGCTCCACCAGGAGGCCGGCCTCACCGCGCTCGTCGCCACCACCTACCAGGCCGTCTCCGGCTCGGGCGTGGCCGGCGTCGCGGAGCTGCGCACGCAGGCGTGCGCCGTGGCCGAGACCGCCGACCAGCTGGCCTTCGACGGCGAGGCCGTCGAGTTCCCCGAGCCCGCGGTCTACAAGCGCCCGATCGCCTTCAACGTGGTGCCGCTCGCCGGCTCGATCGTCGACGACGGCACCTTCGAGACCGACGAGGAGCAGAAGCTCCGCAACGAGTCCCGCAAGATCCTGGAGATCCCCGAGCTGAAGGTCTCCGGCACCTGTGTGCGCGTCCCGGTCTTCTCCGGCCACTCGCTCCAGGTCAACGCCCGCTTCGAGCGTCCGATCAGCGTCGAGCGCGCCTACGAGCTCCTCAAGGACGCCGAGGGCGTCGAGCTCTCGGAGATCCCGACCCCGCTCCAGGCGGCCGGCAAGGACGCCTCCTACGTGGGCCGCATCCGCGTGGACGAGACCGTCGAGAACGGCCTCGCGCTCTTCCTCTCCAACGACAACCTGCGCAAGGGCGCGGCGCTGAACGCCGTGCAGATCGCGGAGCTCGTCGCCGCCGAGCTCAAGGGCTGA
- a CDS encoding S8 family serine peptidase encodes MTTPETQSSISGSSTHGPRRAARIAAAAGLVAALVATGAAPVLAADDSAATPPVKSSNPADKLGAIDAQRLTEAQASGEKNVTVLVATVPGATEQVAAQLDAVAGASVGKQQDALGYVRATLPTAKAAAAIKAATQLSSVQSVDLQAEIALDDPTPDAGAATGAVSGTTVTTTYPAPGKDTPAKNPYNPSYETGAVDFVKEHPKADGRGVTIGILDSGVDLGHPALQTTTTGERKIVDWVTATDPLTEGDATWRAQVTPVTGPLFTAATQSWTAPAGSYQFSRFSEAATAGGDPKGDINRDGDTTDVFGMLYDPAAGTVRVDTDQNNDFTDNAPMKPYKDGYQVGYFGTDNPATEVAERTPFVVEIRKDVPMDPLGGTWVGQKRDFVNIGLVESSHGTHVAGITAAHSLFGGKMNGAAPGAKIVSARACTWSGGCTNTALTEGMTDLVVNRGVDIVNMSIGGLPQQNDGDNVRSRLYTRLIDQYGVQLVISAGNEGPGINTIGDPGLADKVLSVGAAVSQSTWAANYGSAVEKKYAMFPFSSRGPREDGGFTPTITAPGSAVNTIPTWQPGAGVAESGYTLPAGYGMLNGTSMSSPQAAGASALLISAAKQKGVALSPLTLRTALTSTAKRIPGVAAHEQGSGLIDIEEAWESIKDGATAHDYKVEAPVDTVIFPAPHTGTGVYDREGGLKVGQKKVYDVTITRTSGPNRPIEHELDLKYNDGTFRILGDDEIDLPLNKPVTVRLQARAATAGAHSVILEADDERTEGVDKQILATTVVANDLVAPGYGFSATGSVQRNSSKSYFVTVPEGAKTLEVALGGLKEKSQTRFISIHPYGVGIEDSATTQCYPHYNPANTCRPDLRSYANPTPGVWEIEVESRRTSPDLDNPYTLNVTALGVDFDPAVQTVAEAKIGTPAAVQWTVANRFAGLTGTLKGGSLGSQKSETPTIQHHEKHTKTVTIGEGVERLDIAIGNTSDKAADLDLTVTLNGKTVGQSADGDSEESVSLVKPAAGTYTVVIDGYSVQAAGGTTYDYKDVYYSSALGTVKVDESKSVTLANGASAPVAAEVVVAGAAPEGRQFFGEVQLLNARGTVAGTGSVLIGAVTP; translated from the coding sequence ATGACCACCCCCGAAACTCAGAGCTCCATATCCGGAAGCTCGACGCACGGGCCCAGACGCGCGGCCCGCATCGCGGCCGCCGCCGGACTCGTCGCCGCGCTCGTCGCGACCGGTGCCGCGCCCGTGCTCGCCGCGGACGACTCGGCGGCCACTCCCCCGGTCAAGTCCTCGAACCCGGCCGACAAGCTCGGCGCCATCGACGCCCAGCGGCTCACCGAGGCCCAGGCGAGCGGCGAGAAGAACGTCACCGTCCTCGTCGCCACCGTCCCCGGTGCCACCGAGCAGGTCGCCGCCCAGCTCGACGCCGTCGCCGGCGCCTCGGTCGGCAAGCAGCAGGACGCGCTCGGCTACGTCCGCGCGACCCTGCCGACCGCCAAGGCCGCTGCCGCCATCAAGGCCGCCACCCAGCTGTCCTCCGTCCAGTCCGTCGACCTCCAGGCCGAGATCGCGCTGGACGACCCGACGCCGGACGCGGGCGCCGCGACGGGTGCCGTCTCCGGCACCACCGTCACCACGACGTACCCCGCCCCGGGCAAGGACACCCCGGCGAAGAACCCGTACAACCCCTCGTACGAGACGGGCGCGGTCGACTTCGTCAAGGAGCACCCCAAGGCCGACGGCCGCGGCGTGACCATCGGCATCCTGGACTCCGGCGTCGACCTCGGCCACCCGGCCCTGCAGACGACCACCACCGGCGAGCGCAAGATCGTCGACTGGGTGACCGCCACCGACCCGCTGACCGAGGGCGACGCCACCTGGCGCGCCCAGGTCACCCCGGTCACCGGTCCCCTCTTCACCGCCGCCACCCAGAGCTGGACGGCCCCGGCGGGCTCGTACCAGTTCAGCCGGTTCTCCGAGGCGGCCACCGCCGGCGGCGACCCGAAGGGCGACATCAACCGGGACGGCGACACCACCGACGTCTTCGGCATGCTGTACGACCCGGCCGCCGGCACCGTCCGCGTGGACACCGACCAGAACAACGACTTCACGGACAACGCGCCGATGAAGCCGTACAAGGACGGGTACCAGGTCGGTTACTTCGGTACCGACAACCCGGCCACCGAGGTCGCCGAGCGCACCCCGTTCGTCGTGGAGATCCGCAAGGACGTCCCGATGGACCCGCTGGGCGGAACCTGGGTCGGCCAGAAGCGCGACTTCGTCAACATCGGTCTCGTCGAGTCCTCCCACGGCACGCACGTCGCCGGCATCACGGCTGCCCACAGCCTCTTCGGCGGGAAGATGAACGGCGCCGCGCCCGGCGCGAAGATCGTCTCCGCGCGCGCGTGCACCTGGTCCGGCGGCTGCACCAACACCGCCCTCACCGAGGGCATGACGGACCTCGTCGTCAACCGCGGCGTCGACATCGTCAACATGTCGATCGGCGGCCTGCCGCAGCAGAACGACGGCGACAACGTCCGCTCGCGCCTCTACACCCGCCTGATCGACCAGTACGGCGTCCAGCTGGTCATCTCGGCCGGCAACGAGGGCCCCGGCATCAACACGATCGGCGACCCCGGCCTGGCCGACAAGGTCCTCTCGGTCGGCGCGGCCGTCTCCCAGTCGACCTGGGCGGCCAACTACGGCTCGGCCGTCGAGAAGAAGTACGCCATGTTCCCCTTCTCCTCGCGCGGCCCGCGTGAGGACGGCGGCTTCACCCCGACCATCACCGCCCCCGGCTCGGCCGTGAACACCATCCCGACCTGGCAGCCGGGCGCCGGCGTCGCCGAGTCGGGCTACACCCTGCCCGCCGGCTACGGCATGCTCAACGGCACCTCGATGTCCTCGCCGCAGGCGGCGGGCGCGAGCGCGCTGCTGATCTCGGCCGCGAAGCAGAAGGGCGTCGCGCTCTCCCCGCTCACCCTGCGGACCGCGCTGACCTCCACCGCCAAGCGCATCCCCGGTGTCGCCGCGCACGAGCAGGGCTCGGGCCTCATCGACATCGAGGAGGCCTGGGAGTCGATCAAGGACGGCGCCACCGCCCACGACTACAAGGTCGAGGCCCCGGTCGACACCGTGATCTTCCCGGCCCCGCACACCGGCACCGGCGTGTACGACCGCGAGGGCGGCCTCAAGGTCGGCCAGAAGAAGGTCTACGACGTCACCATCACGCGCACGAGCGGCCCGAACCGGCCGATCGAGCACGAGCTGGACCTCAAGTACAACGACGGCACCTTCCGCATCCTCGGCGACGACGAGATCGACCTGCCGCTGAACAAGCCGGTCACCGTCAGGCTCCAGGCCCGCGCCGCCACCGCCGGTGCGCACAGCGTCATCCTGGAGGCCGACGACGAGCGCACCGAGGGCGTCGACAAGCAGATCCTCGCCACCACGGTCGTCGCGAACGACCTGGTCGCCCCGGGCTACGGCTTCTCCGCCACCGGCTCGGTGCAGCGCAACAGCAGCAAGTCCTACTTCGTCACCGTGCCCGAGGGCGCCAAGACGCTGGAGGTCGCGCTGGGCGGTCTGAAGGAGAAGAGCCAGACCCGGTTCATCTCGATCCACCCGTACGGCGTGGGCATCGAGGACAGCGCCACCACGCAGTGCTACCCGCACTACAACCCGGCCAACACCTGCCGCCCGGACCTGCGGTCCTACGCGAACCCGACGCCCGGCGTCTGGGAGATCGAGGTCGAGTCCCGCCGCACGTCGCCGGACCTGGACAACCCGTACACGCTGAACGTCACCGCCCTCGGTGTCGACTTCGACCCGGCCGTGCAGACGGTCGCGGAGGCGAAGATCGGCACCCCGGCCGCCGTCCAGTGGACGGTCGCGAACCGCTTCGCGGGCCTCACCGGCACGCTCAAGGGCGGCTCCCTCGGCTCGCAGAAGAGCGAGACGCCGACCATCCAGCACCACGAGAAGCACACGAAGACCGTCACCATCGGTGAGGGCGTGGAGCGGCTCGACATCGCCATCGGCAACACCTCCGACAAGGCCGCCGACCTCGACCTCACGGTCACGCTGAACGGCAAGACCGTCGGCCAGTCGGCGGACGGCGACTCGGAGGAGTCCGTCTCCCTGGTGAAGCCGGCCGCGGGCACGTACACCGTCGTCATCGACGGCTACTCGGTCCAGGCCGCGGGCGGCACCACGTACGACTACAAGGACGTGTACTACTCGTCCGCGCTCGGCACCGTGAAGGTCGACGAGTCGAAGTCGGTCACCCTGGCCAACGGCGCCTCCGCCCCGGTGGCGGCCGAGGTCGTCGTCGCCGGCGCGGCCCCCGAGGGACGCCAGTTCTTCGGCGAGGTCCAGCTGCTCAATGCGCGCGGCACCGTGGCGGGCACCGGCAGCGTCCTGATCGGCGCGGTCACCCCGTAA
- a CDS encoding CGNR zinc finger domain-containing protein has protein sequence MTAIDPRPLTGEPVSLDLLNTRWNKEGVRQDLLTEVEGLAVWLATNGLAERFTADATTLRHTLAARDALAALVDRPGDPAATARVDAVLGHGRIRATLTAEGPGEEAEFADLAWGPGWTAARDYLDLLRTAPDRIRACAHGACILHFFDTSRNGTRRWCSMAVCGNRAKASRHYARTKES, from the coding sequence ATGACCGCCATCGACCCCCGGCCGCTCACCGGCGAGCCCGTCTCCCTCGACCTGCTCAACACCCGCTGGAACAAGGAGGGCGTCCGCCAGGACCTGCTGACGGAGGTCGAGGGCCTCGCCGTCTGGCTCGCCACCAACGGCCTGGCCGAGCGGTTCACCGCCGACGCGACCACCCTGCGGCACACCCTCGCCGCCCGGGACGCGCTCGCCGCGCTCGTCGACCGCCCCGGCGACCCCGCCGCCACCGCGCGGGTCGACGCCGTCCTCGGCCACGGCCGCATCCGGGCCACGCTCACCGCCGAGGGCCCCGGCGAGGAGGCGGAGTTCGCGGACCTCGCCTGGGGTCCCGGCTGGACCGCCGCCCGCGACTACCTCGACCTGCTGCGCACGGCGCCCGACCGGATCCGGGCCTGCGCCCACGGGGCCTGCATCCTGCACTTCTTCGACACCTCACGGAACGGCACCCGCCGCTGGTGCTCGATGGCGGTCTGCGGCAACCGCGCCAAGGCCTCCCGCCACTACGCCCGGACCAAGGAGAGCTGA
- a CDS encoding VOC family protein — MSTIGTLATHHVGLNVTDLGRSLAFYGDVLGFEVLGEGEEKDSRYAFLGQDGRLVLTLWQQAEGAYEPARPGLHHLAFEAESIEHVRAAEAVLTARGASFAYEGVVAHREGAASGGIFFHDPDGTRLEISVPKGAEGAEAPSETAPTCGFF, encoded by the coding sequence ATGTCCACGATCGGCACACTCGCCACCCACCACGTCGGCCTCAACGTCACCGACCTCGGCCGCTCGCTCGCCTTCTACGGCGACGTCCTCGGCTTCGAGGTCCTCGGCGAGGGCGAGGAGAAGGACAGTCGCTACGCCTTCCTCGGCCAGGACGGCCGCCTGGTCCTCACCCTCTGGCAGCAGGCCGAGGGCGCCTACGAGCCGGCCCGGCCCGGCCTCCACCACCTCGCCTTCGAGGCCGAGTCCATCGAGCACGTCCGCGCCGCCGAGGCCGTGCTCACCGCGCGCGGAGCCTCCTTCGCGTACGAGGGCGTCGTCGCCCACCGCGAGGGCGCGGCCTCCGGCGGCATCTTCTTCCACGACCCCGACGGCACCCGCCTGGAAATCTCGGTCCCGAAGGGCGCGGAGGGAGCCGAGGCCCCGTCGGAAACGGCCCCGACCTGCGGTTTCTTCTAA
- a CDS encoding pyridoxamine 5'-phosphate oxidase family protein, which translates to MNTAYHSGSLAVQERLGVQDLAAHVGRSITDGIRPIAAAFLEAQPMLMIGAADQEGRVWSSLLTGAPGFARATGPHTVSVAADLPEGTPDGAPVGTLALDPRTRRRMRLNGTARRSGRGFTIEAEQVFSNCPKYLQKREWYGSEPAGPEAGAARHGEALTPDQMRRIGAADTFFVSTTAPDGVDTSHRGGNPGFVRVDAPRELSWRDYPGNAMFLTLGNLESDGRAGLLFLDWETGLTLQLTGLAHTEYGPEGRVTRFHVDRTTETPAASPLRWSPPEYSPSNPPAP; encoded by the coding sequence GTGAACACCGCGTACCACTCCGGCTCGCTGGCCGTGCAAGAACGGCTCGGCGTCCAAGACCTCGCCGCCCACGTAGGCCGCTCCATCACCGACGGCATACGCCCCATCGCCGCCGCCTTCCTGGAAGCCCAGCCGATGCTGATGATCGGCGCGGCGGACCAGGAGGGCCGCGTCTGGTCGAGCCTGCTCACCGGCGCACCCGGCTTCGCCCGGGCCACCGGCCCGCACACGGTCTCGGTGGCCGCCGACCTCCCCGAGGGCACGCCCGACGGCGCTCCCGTCGGCACCCTCGCCCTCGACCCCCGCACCCGCCGCCGCATGCGCCTCAACGGCACCGCCCGACGCAGCGGACGCGGCTTCACGATCGAGGCCGAGCAGGTCTTCTCCAACTGCCCCAAGTACCTCCAGAAGCGCGAGTGGTACGGCTCCGAGCCCGCCGGTCCCGAGGCGGGCGCCGCGCGGCACGGCGAGGCGCTCACCCCCGACCAGATGCGCCGGATCGGTGCCGCGGACACCTTCTTCGTCTCCACCACCGCCCCCGACGGCGTCGACACCAGCCACCGCGGCGGGAACCCCGGCTTCGTCCGGGTCGACGCGCCGCGGGAGCTCAGCTGGCGCGACTACCCGGGCAACGCGATGTTCCTGACCCTGGGCAATCTGGAGTCGGACGGCCGCGCGGGGCTGCTCTTCCTCGACTGGGAGACGGGGCTGACCCTCCAGCTCACCGGCCTCGCGCACACCGAGTACGGCCCCGAGGGCCGCGTCACCCGCTTCCACGTGGACCGCACGACCGAAACCCCGGCGGCCAGCCCCCTGCGCTGGTCACCCCCGGAATACTCCCCGTCGAACCCGCCCGCCCCCTGA